A DNA window from Chthoniobacterales bacterium contains the following coding sequences:
- a CDS encoding NnrS family protein: MSVSAESESPCRRYWRLVNAGEPFRLLFPLGALLGILGVAVWPLHVWGFAPNYPGQIHARIMIECFLTSFVIGFLGTALPRVLDVRRLGLAISGTLAVVLALSASMHLAGHGLWGDIAFAAALGAFVAVLLSRARQRKDIPPPSFVLVGMGLLAGIAGAVIQILDRIWPMLLAPWVGSLGRALLHQAYPLLPVMGVGAFLLPRFFGLRGRQDFPELLRPSRAWLRQALLAFSAGVLVLVSLLLEARGYVRPGYALRLLAVAGFFASEIPQGEILRGRGTLALGVKIALVSIPAGYALLAFSPSHYFAWLHVVFVTGFSLLIFVVACRVVFGHGGQSEKFRARLWPILAVIALLLLAAATRVSADWMDASRLKHYAYAAIAWSAGAVVWFMALRRTLASSDED; this comes from the coding sequence ATGAGCGTGTCCGCGGAAAGCGAATCCCCATGCCGCCGCTATTGGCGTCTGGTGAATGCGGGTGAACCTTTCCGACTGCTTTTTCCCCTCGGCGCGTTGCTCGGCATCCTCGGCGTCGCGGTCTGGCCGCTGCACGTCTGGGGATTTGCGCCGAATTATCCCGGACAAATCCATGCGCGGATCATGATCGAATGTTTCCTCACGTCCTTTGTCATAGGATTCCTCGGAACGGCGCTCCCGCGTGTCCTCGATGTGCGCCGCCTCGGACTTGCTATCAGCGGCACGCTCGCCGTCGTGCTGGCTCTTTCCGCTTCGATGCATCTCGCGGGTCATGGCCTGTGGGGGGACATCGCATTCGCGGCCGCACTCGGTGCGTTTGTCGCGGTCCTTTTGTCCCGCGCGCGTCAACGGAAAGACATTCCTCCGCCATCGTTTGTTCTCGTTGGGATGGGATTGCTCGCGGGCATCGCGGGGGCGGTCATCCAGATCCTCGATCGCATCTGGCCGATGCTCCTCGCGCCGTGGGTCGGTTCGCTGGGCCGCGCGTTGCTGCACCAAGCCTATCCGCTGCTGCCGGTTATGGGAGTCGGCGCTTTCCTGCTGCCGCGTTTTTTCGGATTGCGCGGACGCCAGGACTTTCCCGAATTGCTGCGACCGTCGCGGGCGTGGTTGCGGCAGGCATTGCTTGCATTCTCCGCGGGCGTGCTGGTGCTGGTCAGTCTTTTGCTTGAGGCCCGCGGATATGTCCGCCCGGGCTACGCGCTGCGCCTGCTTGCTGTGGCCGGATTTTTCGCGTCGGAAATTCCGCAGGGCGAAATCCTGCGAGGCCGCGGCACTCTGGCGCTCGGAGTGAAAATCGCGCTTGTCTCGATCCCCGCCGGCTACGCGCTGCTGGCGTTTTCCCCTTCGCACTACTTCGCGTGGCTGCACGTCGTGTTCGTCACGGGTTTCAGTCTGCTGATCTTCGTTGTCGCCTGCCGCGTGGTCTTCGGCCACGGCGGACAAAGCGAAAAGTTCCGCGCGAGACTCTGGCCGATTCTTGCCGTGATCGCGCTGTTGCTGCTCGCCGCCGCCACGCGCGTCAGCGCCGACTGGATGGATGCCTCGCGTCTGAAACACTACGCCTACGCCGCAATCGCCTGGTCTGCGGGTGCCGTCGTGTGGTTCATGGCCCTGCGCAGAACCTTGGCCAGCTCCGATGAGGATTAA